Proteins from a single region of Weeksella virosa DSM 16922:
- a CDS encoding YceI family protein codes for MKKVILSFSLLSIFALTSCGGKTETVDANEPTETALATEGSVNYMVDAESSINWKGGKRFEDINKPEEGHVGFVKLSSGEVHMKDGVLESGKFIADFNTFESTDLNDSPEDKAKLDGHLKSADFLDVEKFPNATFEITTVKPLTEGDFNTEISGNLDFRGTPKNITFRANVTVDGDKVTIKSEEFAINRQDFGITFTGGAGSIIKDEVILQADIVATQVK; via the coding sequence ATGAAAAAAGTAATTTTAAGTTTCTCGTTACTATCAATTTTTGCCTTAACATCTTGCGGAGGAAAAACCGAAACCGTGGATGCAAATGAGCCAACTGAAACAGCATTAGCTACTGAAGGTTCGGTAAATTATATGGTAGATGCTGAAAGTTCTATCAACTGGAAAGGAGGAAAAAGATTCGAAGATATAAACAAGCCAGAAGAAGGACATGTTGGTTTTGTAAAACTTTCTTCGGGAGAGGTTCACATGAAGGATGGAGTTCTAGAATCAGGTAAATTTATTGCAGATTTCAACACATTCGAGTCAACCGATTTAAATGATAGTCCAGAAGACAAAGCAAAATTAGATGGCCACTTGAAGTCTGCTGATTTTTTAGATGTAGAAAAATTCCCGAATGCAACGTTCGAGATTACAACCGTTAAACCTTTGACAGAGGGTGATTTCAATACTGAGATTTCTGGAAACTTGGATTTCCGTGGTACTCCAAAAAACATCACTTTCCGTGCGAATGTTACTGTAGATGGAGATAAGGTAACAATCAAATCAGAAGAGTTTGCAATCAACCGTCAAGACTTCGGAATTACTTTCACAGGTGGTGCTGGATCAATCATCAAAGATGAAGTAATTTTACAAGCAGATATTGTTGCGACACAAGTGAAATAA